In Persephonella sp. IF05-L8, the following are encoded in one genomic region:
- a CDS encoding Uma2 family endonuclease, with translation MGIEAKHLPRYTVDDYKQWEGDWELIEGTAYAMAPSPFGRHQKVISEFIIQLSNQLKSCDKNCKLYPELDWIISEDTVVRPDLIVICKDIEEYLKETPEIVVEVVSKSTAYKDEHIKFEIYEREKVPFYILAYPDIKKVRVFQLVNGKFDKYFDGEDGFLEISLKNGCKAKIDIKELFA, from the coding sequence ATGGGGATAGAAGCTAAACATTTACCCAGATACACAGTAGATGATTATAAGCAATGGGAAGGGGATTGGGAGCTTATAGAAGGAACTGCTTATGCTATGGCTCCATCTCCATTTGGCAGGCATCAGAAAGTAATTTCTGAGTTTATAATTCAACTTTCAAATCAGTTAAAAAGCTGCGATAAAAATTGTAAACTTTATCCTGAACTTGACTGGATTATATCAGAAGATACTGTAGTCAGGCCAGATTTAATCGTAATATGCAAAGATATAGAGGAATACTTAAAGGAAACTCCTGAAATAGTTGTTGAGGTTGTTTCAAAATCAACAGCATATAAAGATGAGCATATAAAATTTGAGATATACGAAAGGGAAAAAGTGCCCTTTTATATTCTGGCCTATCCGGATATTAAAAAGGTAAGGGTTTTTCAGCTTGTAAATGGTAAATTTGATAAATATTTTGATGGTGAAGATGGCTTTCTTGAAATCAGTTTAAAAAATGGCTGCAAGGCAAAAATAGATATAAAAGAACTTTTTGCCTGA
- a CDS encoding DedA family protein has product MEHLEEFLQHYGYIAVFIGTFLEGELFLLVVGFFIKMKLLNPYISLVSAMAGAFLHELLYFFAGKWKGRQILLRNRHTRREYRRAKKLLQKYGVLSIFIIRFLYGMRIVPMMLMGATGFGTGKFIFFNLISLFFWAVIYLSIGYFFGKAAEHFFGEAKEYYFAAVAFLILVLFIILIYPKLMDKWKKT; this is encoded by the coding sequence ATAGAACACTTAGAGGAATTTCTTCAACATTACGGATATATTGCTGTATTTATAGGTACCTTTTTAGAGGGTGAACTGTTCTTACTGGTTGTTGGATTTTTTATAAAAATGAAACTGCTCAATCCCTATATATCCCTTGTATCTGCAATGGCAGGGGCTTTTCTGCATGAACTTTTGTATTTTTTTGCAGGAAAATGGAAAGGTCGCCAGATTTTATTACGGAACAGGCATACCCGTAGGGAATACCGAAGGGCGAAGAAACTTTTGCAAAAATATGGTGTGCTATCTATTTTCATAATCCGATTTTTATATGGAATGAGAATTGTTCCTATGATGCTTATGGGTGCCACAGGCTTTGGCACAGGTAAATTTATATTTTTTAATCTGATATCCCTTTTCTTCTGGGCAGTGATTTATCTTTCTATTGGGTACTTTTTTGGAAAAGCAGCAGAACATTTCTTTGGAGAAGCCAAGGAGTATTATTTTGCGGCTGTAGCTTTTCTTATTCTTGTACTATTTATTATTCTTATATATCCAAAATTAATGGATAAATGGAAAAAAACCTGA
- a CDS encoding FliM/FliN family flagellar motor switch protein — MADEYFENGIIIKAFNNQLEIKEKSASISQTPSKISLPVVIRIFNKKISLSDIDKLGETSEILLSQNREMNVELLVNGNIIGKGILKKVDDRYKLKISELYL; from the coding sequence GTGGCTGATGAATATTTTGAGAATGGCATTATCATAAAAGCTTTTAATAACCAGCTTGAAATAAAAGAGAAATCAGCATCCATTTCACAAACACCTTCAAAAATATCTTTGCCTGTTGTTATAAGAATATTTAATAAAAAAATATCCCTATCTGATATAGACAAATTAGGTGAAACATCAGAAATTCTTTTATCCCAAAATAGAGAAATGAATGTTGAACTTCTTGTAAATGGAAATATTATAGGTAAAGGTATATTAAAAAAAGTTGATGATAGATACAAACTAAAAATTTCAGAGTTATATCTATAA
- a CDS encoding anthranilate synthase component I family protein, whose amino-acid sequence MKIELFSDKEKWLSGYKSITISKPVYRAIYKNNILIINKQPIRTKNPLPILEKLILKNKLFAIGFISYDYKKYLFQPELYKKNNDTGLPEIYIVFFKKFEPELKKGKRHLSQIKKTKIPDKNRFIEIVQEAKRYISEGDIYQVNLAHRIEIDGFFNTDQIFRNLIEYQPASYLMHIQEKDFSLISGSMELFLEKTGNKIYTKPIKGTRPVGKNYYHELLNSEKERAENLMITDLMRNDLGRIAVAGSVRVEKLFDIEEYNSLLQMVSTVSAEIDENTLFSHIIKNTFPPGSVTGAPKKRAIEIIDELEEHRRGVYCGITFLIKPNLDFVSSVAIRQSIFKKNKAYVYVGSGIVWDSEPENEYRETILKAKANLYAMGLKLDIL is encoded by the coding sequence GTGAAGATAGAACTCTTTTCGGATAAAGAAAAATGGCTTTCTGGATATAAAAGCATAACTATAAGTAAGCCTGTATATAGGGCTATTTATAAAAATAATATCTTAATTATCAATAAACAACCTATAAGAACAAAAAACCCTCTTCCTATTCTGGAAAAATTAATTCTGAAAAACAAACTGTTCGCTATAGGGTTCATTTCCTATGATTATAAAAAATATTTATTTCAACCAGAGTTATATAAAAAAAATAATGACACTGGATTACCTGAGATATACATAGTATTTTTTAAAAAATTTGAACCTGAACTAAAAAAGGGGAAAAGACACCTATCCCAGATTAAAAAAACAAAAATTCCAGATAAAAATAGATTTATAGAAATAGTTCAGGAAGCTAAAAGGTACATATCAGAAGGGGATATTTATCAGGTAAATCTCGCCCATAGAATAGAAATAGATGGATTTTTCAATACAGACCAGATTTTCAGAAATCTGATTGAATATCAGCCTGCCTCTTATCTGATGCATATACAGGAAAAGGATTTTTCTCTTATATCCGGCTCAATGGAGCTTTTTCTGGAAAAAACAGGCAATAAAATATATACCAAACCTATCAAAGGAACCCGTCCTGTTGGTAAGAATTATTACCATGAGCTCTTAAACTCAGAAAAAGAAAGGGCAGAAAATCTTATGATAACAGACCTTATGAGAAATGACCTTGGAAGAATAGCTGTTGCAGGTTCTGTCCGTGTTGAAAAATTATTTGATATTGAGGAATACAATTCCCTGTTGCAGATGGTTTCTACAGTATCAGCAGAAATAGATGAAAACACACTATTTAGCCATATCATAAAAAACACATTTCCCCCTGGCTCGGTAACAGGTGCCCCTAAAAAAAGGGCAATTGAAATTATTGATGAACTTGAGGAGCATAGAAGGGGAGTTTACTGCGGAATAACATTTTTAATCAAACCTAACCTTGATTTTGTATCAAGTGTGGCGATTAGACAGAGTATTTTTAAAAAGAATAAGGCATATGTTTATGTGGGAAGTGGTATAGTATGGGATTCTGAGCCTGAAAACGAATATAGAGAAACTATTCTTAAAGCAAAAGCAAATCTATATGCTATGGGATTAAAACTTGATATTCTCTGA
- a CDS encoding ATP-binding protein has translation MQALIFSWLTFWVGIVFLEKGLKNIKYLTGSFFTLVAIIVLGSFPLNHHLVNSLFIWYFYFISLHIFSDKSWKLKGYITVYYLIVFITYIGLFFYKPEYLNFVIPFAAIPLFFKRSFSRLDTALWTLIVTVVALSYLLNHQVFYILNILFVLFFIKESVQNLHIELEKEKRRYKDFVDRAINSEIQKQHTQLDDELKITYKKLKEIFKLSNYTLSPSKIEDIAERVVEGLHNLGYSGVIVYVDTGEENIYRKSGFFPNINSYLSDKFQSIEKITISFDEKHIFLPLKSDKGKIGVLGVYKKEGIMPKEIEYLSTYANSVAISITKTIYFREINKLQELLEKTFESVDIGIAIVNKDLKIEKANKALHNIIGKQIEGEIFSLIPELQPLEKDFKEVIQKRKTIDTVLSSISKKGSIYRVKALPLISGDFEDPENIVLIIEDITEKEKLEAQLLETEKHAVIGKMAAGLSHDIKNPLAAIAASAFAIKKRAKTLNDNRIIQLSEKIEKNSQRASDIITRLLNYAKPSYYKIEKINLRDILLSALDLALPENLKRKVKITKRLGKNIYTYGDATALQRVFINLLMNSIEAMNNEGRIDIRLTKNEKYAVISIKDYGPGIPEDMIEHIFDPFFTTKEKGTGLGLSVVSKIIKDHRGEIEVKSKENEGTEFIIKLPLAED, from the coding sequence ATGCAGGCATTAATTTTTTCCTGGCTTACCTTTTGGGTAGGAATTGTTTTTTTAGAAAAAGGACTGAAAAATATTAAGTATCTAACAGGTAGTTTTTTCACTCTTGTGGCAATCATTGTTCTTGGTAGTTTTCCATTAAATCACCATTTAGTTAATTCGCTATTTATCTGGTATTTTTATTTTATTTCCCTCCATATATTTTCAGACAAAAGCTGGAAATTAAAGGGATATATAACCGTATATTACTTAATTGTATTTATTACTTATATCGGACTTTTTTTTTATAAACCAGAATATTTAAACTTTGTTATTCCTTTTGCTGCTATTCCTCTTTTCTTTAAAAGAAGTTTTAGTAGACTGGATACGGCTTTATGGACTTTGATTGTTACAGTGGTGGCTTTAAGTTATTTATTAAATCATCAGGTTTTTTATATCTTAAATATTTTATTTGTTTTATTTTTCATCAAGGAAAGTGTTCAAAATCTCCATATAGAGCTTGAAAAAGAAAAAAGAAGATACAAAGATTTCGTAGATAGAGCTATTAATAGTGAAATTCAAAAACAACACACCCAGTTAGATGATGAACTTAAAATAACCTACAAAAAGCTAAAAGAAATATTTAAATTAAGCAATTATACACTTTCACCCTCAAAAATAGAGGATATTGCTGAAAGAGTTGTTGAAGGACTGCATAATCTTGGGTATTCAGGTGTTATTGTTTATGTAGATACTGGAGAGGAAAATATTTATAGAAAAAGTGGATTTTTCCCAAATATAAATTCTTATTTAAGCGATAAATTCCAAAGTATTGAAAAAATCACCATATCTTTTGATGAAAAACATATTTTTCTTCCACTAAAAAGCGACAAAGGAAAGATAGGAGTTTTAGGAGTATACAAAAAGGAAGGCATTATGCCCAAAGAAATTGAATATTTATCCACTTATGCAAACTCTGTAGCTATATCCATAACAAAAACAATATATTTCAGAGAAATTAACAAACTTCAGGAACTTCTGGAAAAAACATTTGAGTCTGTGGATATTGGTATTGCTATTGTAAATAAAGACCTTAAAATTGAAAAAGCCAATAAAGCCCTGCATAACATAATTGGTAAGCAGATAGAAGGGGAAATCTTTAGCCTTATACCTGAATTGCAACCCCTTGAAAAAGATTTCAAAGAAGTAATTCAGAAAAGAAAAACAATAGATACAGTGCTTTCATCAATAAGTAAAAAAGGTTCAATTTATAGAGTAAAGGCGCTTCCTCTGATATCCGGTGATTTTGAAGACCCTGAAAATATTGTTTTGATTATTGAAGATATAACCGAGAAAGAGAAATTAGAAGCACAGCTTCTTGAAACAGAAAAACATGCAGTTATAGGTAAAATGGCAGCAGGTTTATCCCATGATATAAAAAATCCACTGGCAGCTATAGCTGCCTCAGCCTTTGCAATTAAGAAAAGAGCAAAAACCCTCAATGATAACAGAATAATCCAGCTTTCTGAAAAAATAGAGAAAAATAGCCAGAGGGCTTCTGATATCATTACAAGACTTTTAAACTATGCAAAACCGTCATACTATAAGATAGAAAAAATAAACCTAAGAGATATACTTTTATCAGCCCTTGACCTTGCCTTACCTGAAAATCTAAAAAGAAAAGTCAAGATAACAAAAAGACTGGGTAAAAATATTTATACCTATGGAGATGCAACGGCACTACAACGGGTGTTTATAAATCTTTTGATGAACTCAATAGAAGCTATGAATAACGAAGGTAGGATAGATATAAGGCTAACTAAAAATGAGAAATATGCAGTTATATCTATAAAAGATTATGGGCCAGGAATTCCTGAAGATATGATAGAACATATATTTGACCCATTCTTCACAACAAAAGAAAAAGGAACAGGACTTGGTCTTTCTGTCGTAAGTAAAATAATTAAAGACCATAGAGGAGAAATTGAAGTAAAAAGTAAAGAAAATGAAGGAACTGAATTTATCATAAAACTACCTTTAGCTGAGGACTAA
- a CDS encoding endonuclease MutS2 produces MVKQRTDDLKTLEYFKFLEYLSQFTPNEKTKEKIKSLKPAIDKYSVENRITRTQEFLNILNHAGYFPLSEIPEIDTALELLSIEESILSPQEILDIGSILKISRDIKNFLSPYIKETQQLQIIYKDLYSSREIERIITDSIDPSGMIKDTASRDLYNIRKNIKEVEKQITTILEKLLNNSKFTDILQDRIITIRRDRYVIPVKHNFAGKIQGIIQDRSSSGQTVYLEPVGVVELNNKLSDLKLQEHIEIRKILKFITDILRDKYQNISRTYQATIEFDFLYTIGKYSREFGCVFPKLSDKMYLKQVRHPIFLFMEKEFKPIDLRLGEKKKGLIITGPNTGGKTIALKTAGLSALLVQSGIPLPAQEESEIPVFEGVFADIGDMQSIEQNLSTFSAHIKNIKEILQQAGEKSLLLLDELIPGTDPDEGAAIGIGILHKIKELNAYVMATTHFKQIKIFALSDDYFEVASVGFDKETLSPTYTLHYNSVGESMAFYIAEKLGIDEEVLNIARRYIDETFLQLEKAIQELEVYKAKYEEELKELEQLKSNLTEQKEKYDRLLKELQKEKEKRWETVKKEAEDYLKQLREEGYQILQELKTTKSGKSLEQFLKERKNLPLKEQEEEISQDIDIGDFVRLKGKGTIGEVISVRENKVHVNFNGIKIWTKKSDLEKVEQKKKTEVKFNFSRKRDSSFKPEIKLIGKTKEEAIKELEQFIDRAITEGFSTVRIIHGYGSGILRKAVREYLDTLPYKIKYEDAPYNEGGMGVTIAHIQ; encoded by the coding sequence ATGGTAAAACAAAGAACAGACGACCTGAAAACACTGGAATATTTTAAATTCCTTGAGTATCTATCACAGTTTACCCCAAATGAAAAAACAAAAGAAAAAATAAAAAGTCTCAAACCTGCCATAGATAAATATTCTGTAGAGAACAGAATTACAAGAACGCAGGAGTTTTTAAATATACTTAATCATGCAGGATATTTCCCTCTTTCTGAAATCCCTGAAATAGATACAGCCCTTGAATTACTATCAATAGAAGAAAGTATTCTTTCCCCTCAGGAAATACTTGATATAGGTAGTATTCTAAAAATATCCAGAGATATAAAAAACTTTTTATCTCCATACATAAAAGAAACCCAGCAATTACAAATCATATACAAAGACCTTTATTCCTCTCGGGAAATAGAAAGGATTATTACCGATAGTATAGACCCTTCAGGAATGATAAAAGATACAGCCAGCAGAGACCTATACAACATCAGAAAAAATATAAAAGAGGTTGAAAAACAAATCACAACAATTCTGGAAAAATTACTTAACAACTCAAAATTTACAGATATTTTGCAGGACAGGATTATTACAATAAGAAGAGACAGGTATGTAATTCCTGTTAAGCATAATTTTGCAGGAAAAATTCAGGGAATTATACAGGACAGGTCTTCCTCTGGACAAACGGTATACCTTGAGCCTGTTGGAGTTGTAGAACTGAATAATAAGCTCTCAGACCTGAAACTACAGGAACATATTGAGATAAGAAAAATCCTGAAATTTATAACCGATATACTCAGGGACAAATATCAGAATATATCACGGACATATCAGGCTACTATAGAGTTTGATTTTCTCTACACAATTGGAAAATACAGCAGAGAGTTCGGCTGTGTGTTCCCAAAACTATCAGATAAAATGTATTTGAAGCAGGTCAGACATCCTATTTTTCTGTTTATGGAAAAAGAATTTAAACCAATAGACCTTAGATTAGGGGAAAAGAAAAAAGGACTAATTATCACGGGACCCAACACCGGTGGAAAAACAATAGCCCTAAAAACAGCAGGCTTATCAGCCTTACTGGTGCAATCTGGAATTCCTCTACCTGCACAGGAAGAAAGTGAAATTCCTGTATTTGAAGGAGTATTTGCAGACATTGGGGATATGCAGTCTATAGAGCAAAATCTATCCACATTTTCAGCACACATTAAAAATATCAAAGAAATACTCCAGCAAGCCGGAGAAAAAAGTCTTTTACTTCTTGATGAGCTTATTCCCGGAACTGACCCAGATGAAGGAGCAGCAATAGGTATCGGAATACTCCACAAAATAAAAGAGTTAAATGCCTATGTAATGGCGACAACACACTTTAAACAGATTAAGATTTTTGCCCTTTCTGATGATTATTTTGAAGTTGCCTCGGTGGGATTTGATAAAGAAACACTTTCGCCAACATACACACTCCATTATAACTCTGTTGGTGAAAGTATGGCATTTTATATTGCTGAAAAGCTTGGTATTGATGAAGAAGTTCTGAATATTGCAAGAAGATATATAGATGAAACATTCCTGCAGCTTGAAAAGGCAATTCAGGAACTTGAGGTATATAAGGCAAAATATGAAGAAGAACTAAAGGAACTTGAGCAACTAAAAAGCAACTTAACAGAGCAAAAGGAAAAGTATGATAGGCTGTTAAAGGAACTCCAGAAGGAAAAAGAAAAAAGATGGGAAACTGTTAAAAAAGAAGCAGAGGATTATCTAAAGCAGCTTAGAGAAGAAGGATATCAGATACTACAGGAATTAAAAACAACAAAATCAGGAAAAAGCCTTGAGCAGTTTCTAAAAGAGCGTAAAAATCTACCTCTTAAAGAGCAAGAAGAAGAAATTTCCCAGGATATAGATATTGGAGATTTTGTCCGCCTAAAAGGAAAAGGCACCATAGGAGAAGTTATCTCTGTAAGGGAAAACAAAGTTCATGTTAACTTCAATGGCATTAAAATATGGACTAAAAAATCAGACCTTGAAAAAGTAGAGCAAAAGAAAAAAACAGAGGTTAAATTTAATTTTAGCAGGAAAAGGGATAGCTCATTTAAGCCTGAGATTAAATTAATTGGGAAAACAAAAGAAGAGGCCATAAAAGAGTTAGAACAATTTATAGACAGGGCTATAACAGAAGGTTTTTCAACAGTTAGAATAATTCATGGTTATGGTTCTGGTATACTGAGAAAAGCAGTGAGGGAATATTTAGATACATTACCATATAAAATAAAATATGAAGACGCCCCTTATAATGAAGGAGGTATGGGTGTTACAATAGCCCACATACAATAG
- a CDS encoding tyrosine-type recombinase/integrase produces the protein MKISECAELFLSYISDKSPHTIKNYRSDLKQFAQIVGDKDVEKVTKADIAKFRMVLQSNRKKSSTIARKLACINSFFEYLIDLEIVSSSPITRSHRPKISQKIPSALSHEEIKRVINATKTLTERVIVVIMLTTGLRASELLGIKRDNILLEKDGKIFNVDAIYNTDFSEEDIMYIRVTGKGDKEREVPITGEPMKLFIEYLKFNNSPQVFPISYYSLWKMIVNIGKRAGLSLHPHKLRHTAATIALQSGAELRIIQELLGHASPITTARYAKVGQKQLLKATKALSENIKF, from the coding sequence ATGAAAATTTCCGAATGTGCTGAGCTGTTTTTGTCTTATATATCCGATAAGTCACCGCATACAATTAAAAACTACAGGTCTGACCTGAAGCAGTTTGCCCAGATTGTTGGGGATAAAGATGTAGAAAAGGTAACAAAGGCTGATATTGCCAAATTTAGAATGGTTCTGCAATCAAACAGAAAAAAATCCTCAACAATAGCCAGAAAGCTTGCCTGTATAAACTCATTTTTTGAGTATCTTATAGATTTAGAGATAGTAAGCTCATCCCCTATAACCCGTTCACACCGACCAAAAATATCCCAGAAAATACCTTCTGCTCTATCTCATGAAGAGATAAAAAGGGTTATAAATGCAACAAAAACATTAACAGAAAGGGTTATAGTAGTTATTATGCTCACAACAGGGCTCAGGGCATCGGAGCTGCTTGGGATAAAACGGGATAATATCTTACTGGAAAAGGATGGGAAGATTTTTAATGTTGATGCCATTTATAACACAGATTTTTCTGAAGAAGATATTATGTATATAAGGGTTACAGGAAAAGGGGATAAAGAGCGGGAAGTTCCAATAACAGGGGAACCTATGAAGTTGTTTATAGAGTATCTAAAGTTTAATAACTCGCCGCAGGTATTTCCTATCTCTTACTATTCCCTGTGGAAGATGATTGTAAATATAGGAAAAAGGGCAGGTTTATCCCTGCATCCCCATAAACTCAGGCATACAGCAGCAACTATTGCGCTACAATCTGGAGCTGAACTGAGGATTATTCAGGAGCTTTTAGGCCATGCCTCTCCTATTACAACAGCACGATATGCAAAGGTTGGTCAGAAACAGCTTCTGAAAGCTACCAAAGCCCTTTCAGAGAATATCAAGTTTTAA
- a CDS encoding type 1 glutamine amidotransferase domain-containing protein, with the protein MDGKKVAILLEDFVEDVEFIYPFYRFKEEGYIVDVLAPRVGEFTGKKGLIFHSSHRVEPDTVNQYIALFIPGGYAPDRFRRDKETIEFIRRMYEEGKIVGAICHGPWALISAGIIKGKRVTGFFSIKDDIQNAGAIYTGKPVEVDGNLITATDPKAMPEMLKIMTAMLREKA; encoded by the coding sequence ATGGATGGAAAAAAGGTTGCCATTTTACTTGAAGATTTTGTGGAGGATGTAGAATTTATATATCCTTTTTACAGGTTCAAAGAAGAAGGATATATCGTTGACGTTCTTGCACCAAGAGTTGGCGAGTTCACAGGTAAAAAAGGTTTGATTTTTCATTCTTCCCATAGAGTAGAGCCTGATACCGTTAACCAGTATATAGCTCTTTTTATTCCAGGTGGATATGCACCTGATAGATTTAGAAGAGATAAAGAGACTATTGAATTTATCAGAAGAATGTATGAAGAAGGAAAGATTGTTGGTGCAATATGCCATGGTCCATGGGCTTTAATCTCTGCCGGAATAATAAAAGGCAAAAGGGTTACAGGATTTTTCTCAATAAAGGATGATATCCAGAATGCAGGTGCAATATACACAGGAAAGCCTGTTGAGGTTGATGGAAATCTGATTACAGCCACAGACCCTAAGGCTATGCCAGAGATGTTAAAAATAATGACAGCAATGCTTAGAGAAAAGGCATGA
- a CDS encoding sigma-54 dependent transcriptional regulator, producing the protein MEKGKILLVDDEEDILTSFQIILEDEGYTVDIASSAVEGLEKAKQELYDLIISDMRMPEMTGEEFLKKLRTFNKITSFIVMTAYGTIQNAVECMKEGAFHYLTKPIDFNDPAVWKLIQEAVEKAQILKENQRLKEELEVVKAEVDFIITRNPLMQNIIEFIKKIALFDNTVLVYGESGVGKELIAKAIHKLSPRKDKPFIPVNCANISPDLMEAEFFGYKKGAFTGADKDSAGLIEKANGGTLFLDEIGEIPYDMQAKFLRFLETKEIRRIGEEKPRKIDVRIVAATNRNLEEMVKRGEFREDLYFRIGGFKIEIPPLRERKDDIPLLVEYFIQKFNEKYNRDVKGITPQALKILVEYDWPGNVRQLENMIYKACMLTEPGQPIDVKNIDPEIKGASEFPLSYSEAKKQYMEKFMKKYLSVLLSMTNGNISKAARMANIERQSLQKLLKKYNVDPAKYRK; encoded by the coding sequence ATGGAAAAAGGAAAAATTCTTCTGGTAGATGATGAAGAAGATATACTTACCTCATTTCAGATAATACTGGAAGATGAAGGTTATACTGTGGATATTGCAAGCAGTGCTGTAGAAGGACTGGAAAAGGCGAAACAGGAATTATACGACCTGATTATATCTGATATGCGTATGCCTGAGATGACAGGGGAGGAGTTTTTAAAAAAGCTCAGAACTTTCAACAAGATAACAAGTTTCATTGTTATGACAGCCTATGGAACTATCCAGAATGCAGTTGAGTGCATGAAAGAAGGGGCTTTTCATTATCTTACTAAACCTATTGATTTTAACGACCCAGCTGTATGGAAACTTATTCAGGAAGCTGTTGAAAAAGCCCAAATTCTCAAAGAAAATCAAAGGCTAAAGGAAGAACTTGAAGTTGTTAAGGCTGAGGTTGATTTTATCATCACAAGAAATCCTTTAATGCAAAATATAATTGAGTTTATTAAAAAGATAGCGTTGTTTGATAATACTGTTCTGGTTTATGGTGAAAGCGGCGTAGGAAAAGAACTTATAGCAAAAGCTATCCACAAATTAAGTCCCAGAAAGGACAAACCATTTATTCCTGTAAACTGTGCAAATATATCCCCTGACCTTATGGAAGCAGAATTTTTTGGGTATAAAAAAGGTGCATTTACAGGGGCAGATAAAGACAGTGCAGGGCTAATAGAAAAGGCCAACGGTGGAACATTATTTTTAGATGAGATTGGAGAGATACCGTATGATATGCAGGCCAAGTTTTTAAGATTTCTTGAAACAAAAGAAATAAGAAGGATAGGCGAGGAAAAACCCAGGAAAATAGATGTCCGTATAGTTGCAGCAACAAACAGAAATCTGGAAGAAATGGTTAAAAGGGGAGAATTCAGAGAAGACCTGTATTTCAGAATAGGTGGTTTCAAAATAGAAATTCCACCTCTCAGAGAAAGGAAGGATGATATCCCCCTGCTTGTTGAATATTTTATCCAGAAATTTAATGAGAAATATAATAGAGATGTAAAGGGAATAACCCCACAGGCTCTAAAAATACTTGTTGAGTATGACTGGCCGGGAAATGTTAGACAGCTGGAAAATATGATATACAAAGCCTGTATGCTAACAGAACCGGGACAGCCTATAGATGTAAAAAATATAGACCCTGAGATAAAAGGTGCTTCAGAATTCCCTCTAAGCTATTCAGAAGCAAAAAAACAGTATATGGAAAAATTTATGAAAAAATATCTCAGTGTTCTGCTTTCTATGACAAATGGAAATATCTCAAAAGCTGCCAGAATGGCAAATATAGAAAGACAATCTTTACAAAAATTACTTAAAAAATATAATGTTGACCCAGCAAAATATAGAAAATAG
- a CDS encoding UbiX family flavin prenyltransferase, with translation MKKEIVLCITGASGTIYGLRLLEILPKDFIVHLIVSDSAFTVMEKEMDISKDKFLKNLPENCLFYSQDQIYAPVASGSKLVQTEGVIVAPCSTGTLGAIANGLSNNLIHRVCDVALKERKKLYLLVREMPLSLIHIQNMEKVTQAGAIVSVASPGFYHKPQTIGDMIDFVVGKVLDSFGIKHNLYERWQG, from the coding sequence ATGAAAAAGGAAATAGTCCTGTGTATTACTGGTGCAAGTGGAACTATTTATGGGTTACGGCTTCTTGAGATATTGCCTAAAGATTTTATAGTCCATCTTATTGTGTCAGATAGTGCTTTCACAGTAATGGAAAAAGAGATGGATATTTCAAAAGACAAGTTTTTAAAAAATCTACCTGAAAACTGTCTTTTTTATTCTCAAGACCAGATATATGCCCCTGTAGCAAGCGGTTCTAAGCTTGTTCAGACAGAAGGGGTTATTGTTGCTCCCTGTTCTACTGGAACCTTAGGAGCTATTGCAAATGGATTATCCAACAATCTAATTCATAGGGTCTGTGATGTTGCATTAAAGGAGAGGAAAAAACTATATCTGCTTGTCAGGGAAATGCCTTTATCTTTGATACATATTCAAAATATGGAAAAGGTTACGCAGGCAGGTGCTATTGTTTCGGTGGCTTCTCCGGGATTTTATCATAAGCCTCAAACAATAGGAGATATGATTGATTTTGTTGTTGGGAAGGTGCTGGATAGTTTCGGAATAAAGCACAATTTATACGAAAGATGGCAAGGATAA